In Nitrospinota bacterium, one DNA window encodes the following:
- a CDS encoding diaminopimelate epimerase — protein sequence MKFTKMHGLGNDFVVIDLRKQKVPSLAKKAKLICDRRFGVGCDQILTIEPSRKVDYRMRIFNADGSEVEMCGNGIRCFAKYLWDRGEKVIKKKKSLDVETLAGIIRPKVVGARLIQVDMGEPVLDGPLVPTRFEGRVINRAHEANGRTYRITAVSMGNPHCIIFTDNADAVALEKEGPALENHADFPRRTNVEFVEVVGKDHVKVRVWERGSGVTLACGTGACAVGVACALNGKTGRKVRVDLPGGTLKIEWGKDNRVYMTGPATQVFEGEMEV from the coding sequence ATAAAATTCACCAAGATGCACGGGCTTGGGAACGACTTTGTGGTGATAGACCTGCGAAAGCAAAAGGTCCCCAGCCTCGCGAAGAAGGCCAAGCTGATATGCGACCGGCGCTTCGGCGTTGGGTGCGACCAGATTCTCACCATCGAGCCGTCAAGGAAGGTCGATTACCGGATGCGCATATTCAACGCCGACGGAAGCGAAGTGGAGATGTGCGGCAACGGCATCCGCTGCTTCGCGAAATACCTTTGGGACCGGGGCGAAAAGGTGATTAAAAAGAAGAAGTCGTTGGACGTTGAGACATTGGCGGGGATCATACGGCCCAAGGTCGTCGGCGCCAGGCTTATCCAGGTGGACATGGGGGAGCCCGTGCTCGATGGGCCGCTTGTGCCTACCCGGTTTGAAGGGCGTGTGATAAACAGGGCGCACGAGGCCAACGGCAGGACGTACCGCATAACGGCGGTCTCCATGGGCAATCCCCACTGCATAATATTCACGGACAACGCAGACGCGGTGGCGCTTGAAAAGGAAGGCCCGGCGCTGGAAAACCACGCGGATTTCCCGAGGCGCACGAACGTGGAGTTCGTGGAGGTGGTGGGGAAGGACCATGTGAAGGTGCGTGTGTGGGAGCGGGGGAGCGGAGTGACGCTCGCCTGCGGCACAGGCGCCTGCGCCGTGGGCGTTGCCTGCGCGTTGAACGGCAAGACCGGGCGCAAGGTTCGTGTGGACTTGCCCGGCGGAACGTTGAAGATAGAATGGGGGAAGGACAACCGGGTGTATATGACCGGCCCCGCCACGCAGGTATTCGAAGGGGAGATGGAGGTTTAG
- the lysA gene encoding diaminopimelate decarboxylase, which produces MHHFDYKNGEYHCEDVPLSKIAEEVGTPFYCYSAATLKRHFNVFDKAFASIPHLICFAVKANSNMAVLRLFSKEGGGADIVSGGELYRAIRAGVPADRIVYAGVGKTRDEIRQALEAGILMFNVESSQELVAIDAVAAQLGVKARVALRVNPDVDAKTHPYISTGLKQNKFGISYATAVEEYKQARNLSNIGIVGIHKHIGSQITQISPFVDALEKTVELVRQLREEGIEIKYIDIGGGLGITYKDEAPPLPKELADRIAPILKDTGCTIIFEPGRVLVGNAGALVTRVLYTKHNEGKTFFVVDAGMNDLARPSLYGSFHGMMPVNAEVGERKKVSADVVGPICESGDFLAKDRVLPLFKQGELVAVMSAGAYGFTMSSNYNSRRRVAEVLVNGGKYEVIRQRETMEDLVRGESIPAWLAS; this is translated from the coding sequence ATGCACCATTTCGATTATAAGAACGGCGAGTATCATTGCGAGGATGTCCCGCTCTCCAAAATAGCGGAGGAGGTGGGGACTCCGTTCTATTGTTACAGCGCCGCAACGCTCAAGCGGCACTTCAACGTGTTCGACAAGGCCTTTGCGTCCATCCCGCACCTTATCTGCTTTGCGGTGAAGGCCAACTCCAACATGGCAGTCCTGCGCCTTTTCTCCAAGGAAGGGGGCGGGGCGGACATCGTTTCCGGCGGAGAGCTTTACCGGGCCATACGCGCCGGAGTGCCGGCCGACAGGATAGTTTACGCCGGCGTCGGCAAGACGCGCGACGAGATACGCCAGGCCCTGGAGGCGGGGATATTGATGTTCAACGTGGAGTCCTCCCAGGAGCTTGTGGCGATAGACGCGGTGGCGGCCCAGCTTGGGGTGAAGGCTCGGGTGGCCCTGCGGGTGAATCCGGACGTGGACGCGAAGACCCATCCATACATATCCACGGGGCTAAAGCAGAACAAGTTCGGCATAAGCTACGCCACGGCGGTGGAGGAGTATAAGCAGGCGAGAAACCTTTCCAATATCGGGATTGTCGGCATACACAAGCACATCGGGTCGCAGATCACCCAGATATCCCCCTTTGTGGACGCGCTGGAAAAGACCGTGGAGCTTGTGCGCCAGCTTCGCGAGGAAGGGATCGAAATAAAGTATATAGATATCGGCGGCGGGCTTGGCATCACGTACAAGGACGAGGCTCCGCCATTGCCCAAGGAACTGGCGGACCGCATCGCGCCGATTTTAAAGGACACCGGCTGCACGATAATTTTCGAGCCGGGCAGGGTGTTGGTGGGGAACGCCGGGGCGCTGGTGACACGGGTGCTTTACACCAAGCACAACGAGGGAAAGACCTTCTTCGTGGTGGACGCTGGGATGAACGACCTGGCCCGCCCGAGCCTGTATGGCAGTTTCCACGGGATGATGCCGGTGAACGCGGAGGTGGGCGAACGCAAGAAGGTGTCCGCCGACGTGGTGGGGCCGATCTGCGAGTCCGGCGATTTTCTTGCCAAAGACCGGGTGCTGCCTTTGTTCAAGCAAGGCGAGCTTGTGGCGGTGATGAGCGCGGGGGCGTATGGGTTCACCATGTCGTCCAACTACAATTCCCGGCGGCGGGTGGCGGAGGTGCTGGTCAACGGCGGCAAGTATGAGGTGATCCGCCAGCGCGAGACGATGGAAGACCTTGTGCGCGGCGAGAGTATCCCCGCGTGGCTTGCGTCCTGA
- the moaA gene encoding GTP 3',8-cyclase MoaA, with the protein MENLLSDGAGRRIEYLRISVTDRCDLKCAYCMPPGGSEHAPACDIMPLRDFLRLAEIFARLGIRKIRVTGGEPLLRRGVAGFIGQLKQISGIGQLALTTNGINLSRMAGRIREAGVSKINISLDSLRRERYEQITGRDGFSNVMEGVQAAMGAGFDSVKINVVAIKGVNDDEIEDFAAFTRSMKLQVRFIEFMPASRSVWSEEKFIPVSSIMEQVGAMGKLIPCAKSQWGGPAQVYRLERAVGEIGFISAVSRHFCGECNRLRLTSTGKLMTCLFGADDLDLRGMMESGADDAAIATAIRDAVARKNPVRSLPACADDFAARPSMTCVGG; encoded by the coding sequence ATGGAAAATCTTCTTTCGGACGGGGCGGGCAGGCGGATCGAATATCTGCGGATATCGGTGACGGACCGGTGCGACCTGAAATGCGCCTACTGCATGCCCCCCGGCGGATCAGAGCATGCCCCGGCCTGCGACATCATGCCCCTGCGGGATTTCCTCCGGCTCGCGGAGATATTCGCCCGGCTGGGGATACGCAAGATACGCGTCACCGGGGGCGAGCCGCTTTTACGCAGAGGGGTCGCCGGATTTATCGGGCAACTAAAGCAAATCTCCGGAATCGGGCAGCTGGCCCTCACCACCAACGGGATAAACCTTTCCCGGATGGCCGGGAGGATCAGGGAAGCTGGCGTTTCCAAAATAAACATAAGCCTGGATTCGCTGCGGCGCGAGAGGTATGAGCAAATAACGGGGCGCGACGGATTTTCCAACGTGATGGAAGGTGTCCAGGCGGCCATGGGCGCGGGATTCGATTCGGTGAAGATCAACGTTGTGGCGATCAAAGGGGTGAACGACGACGAAATCGAGGACTTCGCCGCCTTCACACGCTCGATGAAACTCCAGGTCCGGTTCATAGAATTCATGCCGGCCAGCCGCTCTGTGTGGAGCGAGGAAAAGTTCATCCCGGTTTCTTCCATAATGGAGCAAGTGGGCGCCATGGGAAAGCTGATCCCTTGCGCCAAATCCCAATGGGGCGGCCCGGCGCAGGTGTACCGGCTTGAGAGGGCCGTTGGCGAGATAGGCTTTATCTCGGCGGTCAGCCGTCATTTCTGCGGGGAGTGCAACAGGCTGAGGCTTACCTCCACCGGGAAATTGATGACATGCCTTTTCGGCGCCGACGACTTGGACTTGCGGGGGATGATGGAATCGGGAGCCGATGACGCGGCAATCGCCACGGCGATACGGGATGCGGTGGCGCGCAAGAACCCGGTGAGGTCCTTGCCTGCCTGCGCCGATGATTTTGCGGCGCGCCCTTCCATGACATGCGTGGGGGGATAA
- a CDS encoding PCP reductase family protein: MAANPEWTDEARKTLERVPFFARSIAKKMIEEYAAEKGAREVTPEIMREARAKFGM, translated from the coding sequence ATGGCGGCCAATCCCGAATGGACAGATGAAGCGCGAAAGACTCTGGAGCGCGTCCCGTTTTTCGCCCGATCCATCGCAAAGAAGATGATAGAAGAGTACGCCGCCGAAAAAGGGGCGCGGGAAGTGACCCCCGAGATCATGCGTGAAGCGCGCGCCAAGTTCGGAATGTGA
- a CDS encoding PAS domain S-box protein, with protein sequence MDDQYSLESPQIGVLRKSLDIEIQRSEAILSCMKEGILAVDENGTILKVNRKAREMLGIARVSAEGKPASAVCPQGELLGFMEEGLAARDNSEREIKLKSPKEIIAMAVRSPMFNAAGEFIGIVVALNDITQLRRLENIRRDFASNVSHELRTPITSIRGFVETLLNGAIEEPEKSRRFLEIINKHASRLSAIIEDLLTLSSLEKGEAIELADQPLFSVINKAVEGLSRKAEEKKIRVETQCDPSIEVSVNGPLLESAISNLVNNAINYSEEGSAVRVSAAVDGGWTLIRVRDEGCGIEKQHLDRIFERFYRVDTARSRKAGGTGLGLSIVKHVVLAHRGKVAVESEPGKGSEFTISIPAQAG encoded by the coding sequence ATGGACGATCAATACAGCCTCGAATCCCCACAGATCGGCGTTTTGCGCAAGAGCCTGGACATAGAAATCCAGAGAAGCGAGGCGATCCTCTCTTGCATGAAAGAGGGGATCCTGGCGGTGGACGAAAACGGGACGATCCTCAAGGTCAACCGCAAGGCCCGGGAGATGCTGGGCATAGCCCGGGTGTCCGCCGAGGGGAAACCGGCCTCCGCCGTCTGCCCCCAAGGGGAGCTTCTGGGTTTTATGGAAGAGGGGCTTGCCGCACGGGACAATTCGGAGCGGGAGATCAAGCTTAAGTCCCCCAAAGAGATAATCGCCATGGCCGTCAGGAGCCCCATGTTCAACGCGGCGGGTGAATTCATCGGGATAGTTGTGGCGCTAAACGATATCACCCAGCTTCGCCGCCTTGAGAATATCCGCAGGGACTTCGCCTCCAACGTCTCCCACGAGCTTCGCACCCCCATCACCTCCATTCGTGGCTTTGTGGAGACGTTGCTAAACGGCGCCATTGAGGAGCCGGAAAAGTCCCGGAGGTTCCTGGAGATAATAAACAAGCACGCCAGCAGGCTTTCCGCGATCATAGAAGACCTGCTCACCCTGTCCAGCCTTGAGAAAGGGGAGGCGATCGAGCTTGCGGACCAGCCGCTGTTTAGCGTGATAAATAAGGCGGTGGAGGGGCTTTCGCGCAAGGCGGAGGAGAAGAAGATCAGGGTGGAGACGCAATGCGATCCGTCCATAGAGGTGTCCGTCAACGGGCCGCTGCTGGAAAGCGCCATCTCCAACCTTGTGAACAACGCCATCAACTACAGCGAGGAAGGCTCCGCGGTGCGCGTGAGCGCCGCGGTGGACGGCGGCTGGACGCTCATCCGCGTGCGCGACGAAGGATGCGGGATCGAGAAACAGCATCTGGACCGCATTTTCGAAAGGTTTTACCGGGTGGACACGGCCCGTTCCCGGAAGGCCGGCGGCACCGGGCTTGGGCTCTCCATCGTCAAGCACGTGGTCCTCGCCCACCGAGGCAAGGTGGCGGTGGAAAGCGAACCGGGCAAGGGGAGCGAGTTTACCATCAGCATTCCGGCGCAGGCGGGTTGA